In Pseudomonas fluorescens, a genomic segment contains:
- a CDS encoding LysR family transcriptional regulator: MALQANWDDLRLLLAVSRRGSFLQAGQLLGVAASTVSRRLSQLEAALGEPLVERGVEGCWLTSRGQSLVDVALAAEAGLRRQTTVEGGGAQAALSGTVLISAGEGFATCILEAANRFTALHPGCSVELQITTDFHKIVRGVADIAVRTAHLGEPSLIYRALGTLAYGVFADAGYLQRFPAMTPATAACIALLPPLDLLPQMRAAKAAGLDHAPIRVNSFAVQLESVRRGMGVAVLPRILAEGLSEVFQEIELPPMEVYLVTRPQALKQAHIHAFFTQLEQVLRATLQDTPTE, translated from the coding sequence ATGGCGCTGCAAGCAAATTGGGATGATCTGCGCCTGCTGTTGGCGGTCTCGCGGCGGGGCAGCTTTCTGCAGGCAGGCCAGTTGCTCGGTGTCGCTGCGTCGACCGTTTCCCGACGCCTGAGCCAACTGGAAGCGGCCTTGGGTGAGCCATTGGTCGAGCGCGGGGTCGAGGGCTGCTGGCTGACCTCGCGGGGGCAATCCCTGGTGGACGTGGCATTGGCGGCCGAAGCCGGCCTGCGCCGCCAGACGACGGTGGAAGGGGGCGGGGCGCAGGCAGCGCTAAGCGGCACCGTGCTGATCAGTGCGGGAGAAGGGTTTGCGACCTGCATACTGGAGGCCGCGAATCGTTTTACCGCGTTGCACCCTGGCTGCTCGGTGGAACTGCAGATCACCACCGACTTTCACAAGATCGTACGTGGCGTGGCCGACATCGCTGTGCGCACAGCGCACCTGGGTGAGCCCTCGCTGATTTATCGAGCGCTGGGCACGCTGGCCTATGGCGTCTTCGCCGATGCCGGTTACCTGCAACGTTTTCCGGCGATGACGCCGGCCACGGCGGCCTGTATCGCCTTGCTCCCGCCGTTGGACCTGCTGCCGCAAATGCGCGCGGCAAAGGCCGCCGGCCTGGACCATGCGCCGATCCGCGTGAACTCATTTGCCGTGCAGCTGGAATCGGTGAGGCGCGGCATGGGCGTGGCGGTGCTGCCGCGTATCCTGGCCGAGGGCCTGAGCGAAGTGTTCCAGGAGATTGAACTGCCGCCGATGGAGGTCTACCTAGTCACCCGGCCCCAGGCGTTGAAACAGGCGCATATCCACGCATTCTTTACCCAGCTTGAACAGGTGCTGCGCGCGACATTGCAGGACACACCAACCGAGTGA
- a CDS encoding 2,3-butanediol dehydrogenase, with protein MRAAVWHGRNDIRVEDVPLPVSPPAGWVQIRVQWCGICGSDLHEYVAGPVFIPVDAPHPLTGIKGQCILGHEFCGEIVELGAGVQGFSVGEPVAADACQHCGTCYYCTHGLYNICENLAFTGLMNNGAFAELVNVPANLLYKLPANFPAEAGALIEPLAVGMHAVKKAGSLLGQNVVVVGAGTIGLCTIMCAKAAGAAQVIALEMSGARKAKAREVGATHVLDPNQCDALAEVRRLTGGLGADVSFECIGNKHTAKLAIDLIRKAGKCVLVGIFEEPSEFNFFELVATEKQVLGALAYNGEFADVIAFIADGRLDITPLVTGRIQLEQIVGQGFEELVKNKEHNVKIIVSPARV; from the coding sequence ATGCGTGCCGCTGTCTGGCACGGTCGTAACGATATCCGCGTCGAAGACGTTCCACTGCCCGTTTCGCCGCCTGCCGGTTGGGTGCAGATCCGAGTGCAATGGTGCGGCATTTGCGGCTCGGATTTGCATGAGTACGTGGCCGGCCCGGTGTTCATACCGGTTGACGCCCCGCACCCGCTGACCGGGATAAAAGGCCAGTGCATTCTCGGTCACGAGTTTTGTGGCGAGATCGTCGAACTCGGTGCCGGCGTGCAGGGCTTCAGCGTCGGCGAGCCGGTGGCGGCCGATGCGTGCCAACATTGCGGCACCTGCTACTACTGCACCCACGGGCTATACAACATTTGCGAGAACCTGGCTTTCACCGGCCTGATGAACAACGGCGCCTTCGCCGAACTGGTCAACGTGCCAGCCAACCTGCTGTACAAGTTGCCGGCGAACTTTCCGGCTGAAGCCGGCGCACTGATCGAGCCTCTGGCGGTGGGCATGCACGCGGTGAAAAAGGCCGGAAGCCTGTTGGGGCAAAACGTGGTGGTGGTCGGCGCGGGCACCATTGGCCTGTGCACCATCATGTGCGCCAAGGCGGCGGGTGCGGCTCAGGTGATCGCCCTGGAGATGTCCGGAGCGCGCAAGGCCAAGGCCCGGGAAGTGGGGGCGACCCATGTGCTCGATCCCAATCAATGCGATGCCCTGGCCGAGGTACGACGCCTGACGGGCGGGCTCGGCGCGGATGTCAGTTTCGAATGCATCGGCAACAAACACACGGCCAAGCTCGCGATCGACCTGATCCGCAAGGCCGGCAAGTGCGTACTGGTGGGCATCTTCGAGGAGCCCAGTGAGTTCAACTTTTTCGAGTTGGTGGCGACGGAAAAACAGGTACTCGGCGCGCTGGCCTATAACGGTGAATTCGCTGACGTGATCGCTTTTATCGCCGATGGTCGGCTGGACATCACGCCACTGGTGACGGGGCGCATTCAGTTGGAACAGATCGTGGGCCAGGGCTTCGAGGAACTGGTCAAAAACAAGGAACACAACGTGAAAATCATCGTGTCACCCGCTCGGGTCTGA
- a CDS encoding helix-turn-helix domain-containing protein has translation MTNAAPAIRLSTLRQVAPYLSMRGVSPLEFFRRFGISPHVFQNPEAWVPRAACFHIANEMAAIAQDPFGGAMIGHLTDMRSTGMWGELILGSTNLAQACAAAAVHTDLLHQGSEVKIVTEGRTTKLIQHFTGHHGADPKQVIFGTLAVLRKVPLMSGAPGAIRVHLKNPRERGDEALEEHLGPNLVMNAAHNMIEFDRELLEIPLQPFRDVAWKTTQALKSTADAADVLAQQIADQEVSKLASISRKIGLSARTLQRRLEHCGIDFDALRDETRRSEALQLIASGRYSATEIAYMVGYSDPAHFTRAFKRWTGSPPSHYRALLKQDR, from the coding sequence ATGACGAATGCTGCGCCCGCCATCAGACTCAGCACACTCAGGCAAGTCGCCCCCTATCTGAGTATGCGAGGGGTGTCGCCACTGGAGTTCTTTCGACGGTTCGGTATTTCTCCGCATGTTTTTCAAAACCCAGAAGCTTGGGTACCGCGAGCGGCCTGCTTTCATATCGCCAATGAAATGGCCGCTATCGCACAGGACCCCTTCGGCGGGGCGATGATAGGGCACCTCACCGATATGCGCTCAACCGGCATGTGGGGCGAATTGATATTGGGCTCGACCAACCTTGCTCAGGCGTGTGCGGCGGCGGCGGTGCACACGGATTTGCTGCATCAGGGAAGCGAAGTAAAGATCGTCACCGAAGGGCGCACGACGAAACTGATCCAACACTTTACCGGGCACCACGGGGCTGATCCGAAGCAGGTCATTTTCGGCACCCTTGCGGTGCTGAGAAAAGTGCCGCTCATGTCCGGCGCGCCAGGCGCTATACGGGTACATTTAAAAAATCCGCGAGAACGAGGCGACGAGGCGCTTGAAGAGCACCTGGGGCCGAACCTCGTAATGAACGCTGCGCACAACATGATCGAATTTGATCGTGAGTTGCTCGAGATCCCCCTGCAGCCTTTCCGAGATGTGGCCTGGAAAACCACCCAAGCCTTGAAGTCGACCGCTGACGCTGCTGATGTGCTCGCCCAGCAGATAGCCGATCAGGAGGTTTCCAAACTTGCCTCTATTTCAAGAAAAATTGGGCTGTCTGCTCGAACGCTACAGCGGCGTCTCGAACATTGCGGCATAGACTTCGACGCTTTACGTGACGAGACACGTCGCAGTGAAGCCCTTCAGTTGATTGCCAGCGGCAGATACAGCGCGACCGAAATTGCCTATATGGTCGGCTACAGCGACCCAGCGCATTTTACCCGCGCCTTCAAGCGTTGGACTGGGAGCCCGCCGTCGCACTATCGCGCGCTCTTGAAACAGGATCGTTAA
- a CDS encoding DUF1254 domain-containing protein, protein MSHSSTACALAMALVVFGSANAQSSPEAAIPVGVDNFVRAESDLYLGKMVASGSLGRFVHSREAVAIDAQNVVRMNRDTLYSSAVFDLDAGPVTITLPEAGGRFMSMAVINEDHYVPLVTYGAGRQTLTKEAIGTRYVFVAVRTFFDPADRKDLEKVHALQDSIAVSQAKVGEFVVPKWDPASQAKVREALEVLGSTIPDYNQSFGPKGAVNPIHHLIGTATGWGGNPAKDAIYLGGVMPENDGKTIYRLKVGEVPVNSFWSVSVYNADGYFQKNPYDAYSLNNLTARKSEDGSIVIQFGGCDGKIANCLPTTPGWNYTVRLYQPKEQILNGKWSFPKPQAVEL, encoded by the coding sequence ATGTCCCATTCATCCACGGCCTGTGCCCTTGCGATGGCGCTGGTGGTTTTTGGAAGTGCGAACGCTCAGTCATCCCCGGAGGCGGCGATACCGGTAGGTGTAGATAACTTTGTCCGTGCCGAGTCCGACCTCTACTTGGGAAAAATGGTCGCAAGTGGCAGTTTGGGCCGCTTTGTTCATAGCCGCGAAGCGGTGGCCATTGACGCCCAGAATGTGGTCCGGATGAATCGGGACACGCTCTATTCGTCAGCCGTGTTCGATCTCGATGCAGGCCCCGTCACGATCACCTTGCCTGAGGCCGGTGGGCGGTTCATGTCCATGGCGGTGATCAATGAAGACCACTACGTGCCCCTCGTCACTTATGGCGCTGGCCGCCAGACACTGACGAAAGAGGCCATCGGCACACGCTATGTGTTTGTCGCTGTGCGCACGTTCTTCGATCCCGCGGATCGCAAAGACCTTGAAAAGGTCCATGCACTGCAGGACTCCATCGCGGTCAGCCAGGCCAAGGTTGGCGAGTTTGTAGTACCTAAGTGGGACCCGGCGAGCCAGGCCAAGGTGCGTGAGGCGCTGGAGGTCCTGGGTTCGACGATTCCTGACTACAACCAATCCTTTGGCCCCAAGGGCGCGGTCAATCCCATCCATCACTTGATCGGTACCGCGACGGGGTGGGGTGGGAACCCCGCCAAGGACGCTATCTACCTCGGCGGCGTTATGCCTGAGAACGATGGGAAAACCATTTACCGGCTCAAAGTCGGAGAGGTCCCGGTCAATAGTTTCTGGTCTGTCAGTGTTTATAACGCCGACGGTTACTTCCAGAAGAACCCCTATGACGCCTATTCGTTGAACAACCTCACCGCGAGGAAAAGTGAGGATGGCTCGATTGTCATCCAGTTCGGCGGTTGCGACGGGAAGATTGCTAATTGCCTGCCTACCACACCTGGCTGGAACTACACGGTCAGGCTTTATCAGC